One Bacteroidota bacterium genomic window carries:
- a CDS encoding DUF349 domain-containing protein: protein MTENDLKNSVQDEQTEKSGNTESAESAINDLKMNTSESTAIPAEPENMNTTEDPAPTESSEKEPKKQAVKKVKKEKVPIEEPPEKEPAAAMETQAENRESTSESSIADVSIVEEQKPSAENEVILKDEEDFTQKTKEQLLDLLKGYLNNHPVEQIRKQVEAIKSNFYRLHNAEIEELRTKFVADGGTLEDIKTEESPIEITLKELLDDYRKKRMDLSKKAEDEKVGNLKTKYDIIEAIKELVNSQESLNKTFHEFRVLQDRWRETGPVPQANVKDLWEQYHYHVEAFYDYIKINKELRDLDFKKNLDAKLILCEKAEELLLEPSVVEAFKQLQFLHDQWREVGPVPAEKRNELWERFKEATSKINHKHQEYFVSLKDDQKKNLQEKTHLCEKAEEIANATPQDAKEWEEKSKALIELQKIWKTIGFAPKKYNADVYERFRKACDSFFTKKRDFFAGNREEQENNLQLKTELCMQAEAMTQSTDWKKTSDDLIRLQKRWKTIGSVPVKHSDKIWKRFRTACDTFFNRKNEYFSNIDSIYLENLKQKEELLKEIESFQPTKEVNQNLEKLKEFQRRWSEIGFVPIKEKDNIQEKYRAAINAKFDDLKLDDESKAILKFRSKIDSIANKPNSDKRLDMEREKCYTRLKQMESDIALWENNIGFFSQSKNAASMIADIENKIQQAKERMQGLRERLNMLDDLEV from the coding sequence ATGACTGAAAATGATTTAAAAAACTCTGTTCAGGACGAACAAACCGAAAAATCCGGTAATACCGAATCAGCAGAATCAGCAATCAACGATCTGAAAATGAACACTTCAGAAAGTACGGCCATACCAGCCGAACCCGAGAATATGAATACTACCGAAGACCCCGCTCCCACCGAGTCATCGGAGAAGGAACCGAAAAAACAAGCCGTAAAGAAGGTAAAAAAAGAAAAAGTACCGATAGAAGAGCCACCCGAAAAGGAACCTGCTGCTGCAATGGAAACCCAAGCAGAAAATCGTGAATCAACCTCAGAGTCAAGCATAGCTGATGTTTCCATTGTTGAAGAGCAGAAACCTTCAGCAGAAAATGAGGTGATCTTAAAAGACGAGGAAGATTTCACACAAAAAACCAAAGAGCAACTATTAGACCTGCTGAAAGGGTATTTAAACAACCATCCTGTGGAGCAAATCAGGAAGCAGGTAGAAGCCATAAAATCAAACTTTTACAGGCTCCACAATGCCGAAATAGAAGAACTAAGAACAAAATTCGTTGCAGACGGTGGAACTCTTGAAGATATTAAAACCGAAGAATCGCCAATAGAAATCACCCTAAAGGAACTTCTGGACGATTATCGCAAGAAGCGAATGGATTTATCGAAGAAGGCGGAAGATGAAAAAGTAGGAAACCTAAAAACCAAATACGACATAATTGAAGCCATTAAAGAGCTTGTAAACAGTCAGGAGTCGCTCAATAAAACCTTTCATGAGTTTAGAGTGTTGCAGGATAGATGGCGAGAAACAGGCCCTGTGCCCCAAGCCAATGTCAAAGACCTTTGGGAGCAATACCATTATCATGTAGAGGCCTTTTACGATTATATTAAAATAAACAAAGAACTTCGCGACCTCGATTTTAAGAAAAATCTCGATGCAAAACTCATACTCTGCGAAAAAGCAGAAGAATTACTGCTCGAACCATCCGTTGTAGAAGCCTTTAAACAACTTCAGTTTTTACACGACCAGTGGCGCGAGGTTGGCCCGGTGCCCGCTGAAAAACGAAACGAGTTATGGGAACGCTTTAAGGAGGCAACTTCTAAAATCAACCACAAACACCAGGAATATTTTGTTTCGCTGAAAGACGACCAAAAGAAAAACTTGCAGGAAAAAACCCACTTATGCGAAAAGGCTGAAGAAATTGCTAACGCTACACCGCAGGACGCCAAAGAATGGGAAGAAAAATCGAAGGCACTGATAGAGTTGCAAAAAATATGGAAAACCATAGGCTTTGCACCAAAAAAGTATAACGCAGATGTCTATGAGCGGTTCCGAAAGGCTTGCGATTCATTTTTTACGAAAAAACGTGATTTCTTCGCCGGAAATCGTGAAGAACAGGAGAATAACCTGCAACTGAAAACCGAACTCTGCATGCAGGCAGAGGCAATGACCCAAAGCACCGATTGGAAAAAAACTTCCGACGATCTGATCAGGCTTCAGAAACGATGGAAAACCATCGGCAGTGTTCCTGTGAAGCATTCCGATAAAATTTGGAAGAGATTCCGCACAGCCTGCGATACTTTCTTTAACAGAAAGAATGAATACTTTTCGAATATCGATAGTATTTACCTCGAAAACCTTAAACAAAAAGAAGAACTATTAAAGGAAATTGAAAGCTTTCAACCTACCAAGGAGGTGAACCAGAACCTTGAAAAACTGAAAGAATTCCAACGCCGATGGTCGGAAATAGGCTTTGTTCCTATAAAAGAAAAAGACAACATACAGGAAAAATACCGGGCTGCCATTAATGCCAAATTCGACGACCTGAAACTCGACGACGAAAGTAAAGCTATTCTCAAATTCCGCAGTAAAATAGATAGTATTGCCAACAAACCCAACTCCGACAAGCGTTTGGATATGGAAAGGGAAAAATGCTATACCCGCCTCAAACAAATGGAAAGCGACATTGCTCTTTGGGAAAATAACATAGGGTTCTTTTCGCAAAGCAAAAATGCCGCATCGATGATTGCCGATATCGAAAATAAAATTCAACAGGCAAAAGAACGCATGCAAGGCCTACGCGAACGCCTTAACATGCTGGATGATTTAGAGGTTTAG
- the yajC gene encoding preprotein translocase subunit YajC, whose protein sequence is MNQLISFVGMMQPQGESANPLSTFLPLVLIIVVFYFFMIRPQVKRQKELRNFRNSLAKGDKVITTGGIYGKITAMNEDTISLEISDNVIIKIDKNAVLKDPADLQNQQK, encoded by the coding sequence ATGAATCAATTAATCAGTTTTGTAGGCATGATGCAGCCCCAGGGCGAAAGTGCCAATCCATTATCAACATTTCTACCTTTAGTGTTAATCATTGTAGTATTTTACTTTTTTATGATCCGTCCACAGGTAAAGCGTCAGAAAGAACTCAGAAACTTTCGCAATTCGCTGGCCAAAGGCGACAAGGTAATTACTACCGGAGGCATCTATGGTAAAATCACTGCCATGAACGAAGATACCATCAGCCTTGAAATCAGTGACAATGTGATAATTAAAATTGACAAAAATGCCGTTCTGAAAGATCCTGCGGATTTACAGAACCAACAAAAGTAA
- a CDS encoding YbbR-like domain-containing protein, which yields MTSPNKYNQRFDLVILSFFKTTARYYKTVQKRVLVFSVFVLLSSILWLFRVLEDSYVSTINYPVRYLDFPANKILSGDTPNKLKLSVRGSGYSLLSNKLRYKTPLNFSINNFSLYSQSKDSMSVYILTRYAQEALSQELTRKRTNLEIVSISPDTIFFSFTRTLVKKVPVVAVLGNQKNIYSRQHKLNGKVYTIPDSLEITGPANLIDTINQLYTQSINPTELDDTFRQKANILGWNNIAIEKEKVNVVIPVDRYTELSYRVVIRPRNVPDSLSIKLFPREATLYFNVTHSQIPFTSESDFKPFVDYSELKDNLKTTSYLTVKIDSLPEYASATRIYPTRVEYINERKHVTNWNNGGNR from the coding sequence ATGACATCCCCCAACAAGTACAACCAGCGATTTGATTTGGTTATACTTAGTTTCTTTAAGACTACTGCCAGGTATTACAAGACTGTTCAGAAAAGGGTTTTGGTATTTTCTGTTTTCGTCCTGCTTTCGTCCATTCTTTGGTTGTTTCGAGTGCTCGAAGATAGCTATGTTTCAACCATCAACTACCCCGTACGTTACCTCGATTTTCCAGCCAACAAAATACTTTCCGGAGATACCCCTAACAAACTCAAATTATCGGTTCGGGGCAGCGGCTACAGCTTATTGAGCAACAAACTACGGTATAAAACTCCTCTCAATTTCAGTATCAATAACTTTTCGCTCTATTCGCAATCGAAAGATTCGATGAGTGTTTATATACTAACACGATATGCCCAGGAGGCACTCTCGCAAGAATTAACCAGAAAAAGAACCAATCTTGAAATTGTAAGTATTTCGCCTGACACCATCTTCTTTAGCTTTACGCGCACTCTTGTAAAAAAAGTGCCAGTAGTTGCTGTTCTGGGCAATCAGAAAAATATTTATTCCAGACAACATAAACTAAACGGTAAAGTATATACTATACCCGACAGTCTTGAGATTACTGGTCCAGCTAACCTTATCGATACAATTAATCAACTCTATACGCAAAGCATAAACCCAACAGAACTGGATGATACTTTCAGGCAAAAGGCAAACATTTTAGGCTGGAACAATATTGCAATTGAAAAGGAAAAGGTAAACGTTGTGATTCCAGTTGACCGGTATACGGAATTGAGCTACAGAGTGGTAATAAGACCCAGAAACGTTCCGGATAGCTTATCGATCAAGCTGTTTCCCAGAGAAGCTACACTCTATTTTAATGTTACCCACAGCCAGATACCCTTTACTTCGGAGAGCGATTTTAAACCATTTGTCGATTACAGTGAGCTAAAAGATAATCTTAAAACGACTTCCTACCTTACCGTAAAAATAGATTCCCTACCTGAATACGCCAGTGCAACCAGAATATACCCTACCCGGGTTGAATACATCAATGAAAGGAAACATGTTACGAATTGGAATAACGGGGGGAATCGGTAG
- a CDS encoding dephospho-CoA kinase yields the protein MLRIGITGGIGSGKSYICEIFRKIGVPVYESDIAARQITDKQADVKKAIEKILGAEAYQNGYLNRPYVASMVFQNSALLQEINSIIHPAVEKDFQHWCLQQNQHQYVINEAAILFESGAYKMLDKTIVVSAPIELRIERTMNRNGFSREEIERRMQFQWPAEKIETLADFIIVNDNKKLLLPQIIKIDKTIQALWQNLVNG from the coding sequence ATGTTACGAATTGGAATAACGGGGGGAATCGGTAGCGGTAAAAGCTATATCTGCGAAATTTTCCGGAAAATTGGCGTGCCTGTGTATGAATCGGATATTGCTGCCAGGCAAATTACCGACAAGCAAGCTGATGTAAAAAAAGCAATTGAAAAAATTCTGGGTGCAGAGGCCTATCAAAACGGCTACCTCAACCGTCCTTACGTTGCATCGATGGTGTTTCAAAATTCCGCGCTGCTTCAAGAAATAAACTCAATAATCCACCCGGCTGTGGAAAAAGACTTTCAACATTGGTGCCTTCAACAGAATCAACATCAATATGTAATCAACGAAGCGGCCATTTTATTTGAATCGGGAGCATACAAAATGCTCGATAAAACGATTGTAGTCTCAGCGCCTATTGAACTCCGCATAGAAAGGACAATGAACCGGAATGGTTTTTCAAGAGAAGAAATTGAACGACGAATGCAATTCCAATGGCCTGCCGAAAAAATTGAAACATTGGCCGATTTTATTATCGTGAACGACAACAAAAAATTACTTTTGCCTCAAATTATTAAAATAGATAAAACAATACAGGCCTTATGGCAAAATTTGGTAAATGGATAG
- a CDS encoding TerB family tellurite resistance protein: protein MAKFGKWIGAGLGWAFGGPIGGIIGLGLGWMFDSASQQDVDRGYTSTTTGDFAVSLLVLLAAVMKADGKVMQSELNYVKSFLNQKFGTASANEALRMLRHLLKQNIPLKDICYQIKSQLDYPSRLELVHLLYGLASADALISEAERRVIDEISWYLGITSADQQSIKSMFVKSSESAYKILGLDPKASDEEVKKAYRTLAKEYHPDKVSYLGDDIKKSAEEKFKKINDAYESIKNQRGIK from the coding sequence ATGGCAAAATTTGGTAAATGGATAGGTGCCGGCCTTGGCTGGGCTTTTGGTGGTCCAATTGGTGGTATTATTGGTCTTGGCTTAGGATGGATGTTTGACAGTGCCAGTCAACAGGATGTGGATCGTGGATATACTAGCACTACTACCGGCGATTTTGCAGTAAGCCTGCTGGTATTGCTTGCCGCAGTAATGAAAGCAGATGGCAAAGTGATGCAATCTGAATTGAACTATGTTAAGTCTTTTCTAAACCAGAAATTTGGAACGGCTTCCGCCAACGAAGCCCTCAGAATGTTACGTCACCTTCTGAAACAAAACATCCCTCTCAAAGATATATGCTACCAGATTAAATCTCAACTCGATTACCCTTCGAGGTTAGAACTGGTGCATTTGTTATACGGACTTGCCAGCGCCGATGCCTTAATCAGTGAAGCCGAACGAAGAGTTATCGATGAAATATCGTGGTACCTTGGCATTACATCTGCCGATCAGCAGTCGATTAAGAGCATGTTTGTAAAAAGTTCTGAAAGTGCCTACAAAATATTAGGCCTCGATCCAAAAGCAAGTGATGAAGAAGTGAAAAAAGCCTATCGCACACTGGCTAAAGAATATCACCCCGACAAGGTAAGCTATCTGGGCGATGATATTAAAAAGTCTGCCGAGGAAAAATTCAAAAAAATAAACGATGCCTACGAATCGATTAAAAACCAAAGAGGTATAAAATAG
- a CDS encoding CTP synthase: protein MPLTKYIFVTGGVTSSLGKGIISASLAKLLQARGYSVTIQKLDPYINVDPGTLNPYEHGECYVTEDGAETDLDLGHYERFLNVPTSQANNVTTGRIYQSVINKERRGDYLGKTVQVIPHITDEIKRCVLLLGNKHKFDVVITEIGGTVGDIESLPYIEAVRQLKWELGPNNTLVIHLTLVPYLSASGELKTKPTQHSVKELLENGIQPDILVLRTERELSDELRKKVALFCNVDRDAVVQSIDVSTIYEVPMRMQEENLDETVLRKLRLEKKTEPELGTWIDFLNKHKNPKHTVTIGLVGKYVELPDAYKSINEAFIHAGAVNECRVDVKYIHSETIEADNVNELLKDLKGILIAPGFGDRGIEGKILASKYTRENNIPFFGICLGLQCAVIEFARNVLNLEKAHSTEMFMKTPHPVIDLMEEQKGITEKGGTMRLGSYACRVKKGTNAFKAYKSVELMERHRHRYEFNNQYLDSFTKAGMIPVGINPDNNLVEIMEIPDHKWFVGVQFHPEYRSTVVSPHPLFVDFIKATIS, encoded by the coding sequence GTGCCATTAACCAAATACATATTTGTAACAGGAGGTGTAACCTCTTCACTTGGTAAAGGAATTATTTCGGCATCGTTAGCCAAACTCCTTCAAGCCAGAGGCTACTCTGTGACTATTCAGAAACTCGACCCTTACATCAATGTCGACCCGGGCACTTTAAACCCCTATGAACATGGCGAATGTTATGTTACTGAAGATGGAGCAGAAACGGACCTTGATCTGGGGCACTACGAGCGTTTCTTAAATGTTCCCACATCGCAAGCGAACAATGTAACTACCGGTCGTATTTATCAATCGGTTATCAACAAAGAACGTCGTGGCGATTACCTGGGAAAAACAGTACAGGTTATACCTCACATAACCGACGAAATTAAGCGATGTGTTCTTCTGCTTGGCAATAAGCACAAGTTTGATGTAGTGATTACTGAGATAGGAGGCACCGTAGGCGATATAGAATCTCTTCCTTATATTGAAGCGGTTCGCCAGCTTAAATGGGAATTAGGGCCGAATAATACCCTGGTAATTCATTTAACATTGGTGCCCTATTTATCAGCTTCTGGTGAGTTAAAAACCAAACCCACACAGCACTCGGTAAAAGAACTACTTGAAAATGGTATTCAGCCCGATATACTTGTACTGCGCACCGAACGCGAACTCTCCGATGAACTTCGTAAAAAGGTAGCTCTGTTTTGCAACGTCGACCGCGATGCAGTAGTGCAATCCATTGACGTTTCTACAATCTATGAAGTGCCCATGCGCATGCAAGAAGAAAACCTCGATGAAACAGTGCTTCGCAAGCTACGTCTGGAGAAAAAAACAGAACCTGAACTCGGAACCTGGATCGATTTTCTGAACAAGCATAAAAATCCCAAACATACCGTTACCATTGGTCTTGTTGGTAAGTATGTAGAATTGCCCGACGCCTATAAGTCCATCAACGAAGCATTTATTCATGCAGGTGCTGTAAACGAATGCCGTGTCGATGTCAAATACATTCACTCCGAAACTATTGAGGCTGATAACGTAAATGAACTTTTAAAAGACTTAAAAGGTATCTTAATAGCTCCTGGTTTTGGCGATAGGGGAATAGAAGGTAAAATACTGGCATCGAAGTATACACGCGAAAATAATATTCCTTTTTTTGGCATATGCCTGGGCTTGCAGTGCGCAGTAATTGAATTTGCCCGCAACGTGCTGAATCTCGAAAAGGCCCATTCCACCGAGATGTTCATGAAAACACCGCATCCGGTAATTGACTTAATGGAAGAACAAAAAGGAATTACCGAAAAAGGTGGCACCATGCGACTGGGATCTTATGCCTGTCGTGTAAAAAAAGGTACCAATGCATTCAAAGCCTATAAATCCGTTGAATTGATGGAGCGCCATCGGCATCGATACGAATTCAACAACCAATACCTCGACAGTTTTACAAAAGCCGGTATGATACCCGTTGGAATAAATCCCGACAATAACCTGGTAGAAATTATGGAAATTCCAGACCATAAATGGTTTGTCGGTGTGCAATTTCACCCCGAGTACAGAAGCACCGTGGTTTCTCCCCATCCGCTTTTTGTCGATTTTATTAAAGCAACCATTTCATAA
- the yidC gene encoding membrane protein insertase YidC, whose translation MDRNSIIGILLIVAIFILWGVLNKPDQEQLERTRRYNDSIALVQQLALEQKQAEIKAQIDTTSNTQVGDSAVNTKKEFYTLENELISAKIASLGGRPYSVQLKEYQTWDSLPLILFNGDSTVFELNYYYNGRSEKTSLLNFTAMDSAKLLTASETPRSLTLRYTYGAGEYLDFIYTLAPNSYQLDMEIKMTGLQNLSPVNGSEIDLRWEIYSPKQERSFKNEVLYSTVYYKPLSDDVDFMPMRQKKGVQEESILTQVDWIAYKDQFFSSVLMPGKAFSSATMQSIPMDENSGYIKQFKSVAGISIANANNESIPFSFYFGPNKYKYLKKNYADKRLHDLVSVGRGIIKWINQGVIINIFNFLEKSIGNYGIIILLLTIIIKLLLLPLTFRSYISTAKMRVVKPMVDEATSKIPKEKAMERQQATMAIYRKVGVSPFGGCLPMVLQMPILFAMFRFFPGSIELRQEAFLWATDLSTYDDLIRWGTSIPLLGNHLSIFTVLMTITTIMTMKTSGAQMQESSMPGMKTMMYIMPVTFLFFLNDFSSGLTYYYFLANVITFGQNFLFKAFVNEEEVLKKLQAKKANPRKKSRWQLKLEEMQKMQQQQAKKRK comes from the coding sequence ATGGATAGAAATTCGATTATTGGAATACTCCTTATTGTAGCCATTTTCATACTTTGGGGGGTACTCAACAAACCCGATCAGGAACAGCTTGAAAGAACCCGTCGCTACAACGATTCGATTGCCCTGGTGCAACAACTGGCGCTGGAACAAAAACAGGCTGAAATAAAAGCTCAAATTGACACAACCAGTAACACTCAGGTTGGTGACAGTGCAGTAAATACAAAAAAAGAATTTTACACACTCGAAAACGAACTCATTTCGGCCAAAATAGCCAGTCTGGGGGGCCGCCCTTACAGTGTGCAATTAAAGGAATATCAAACTTGGGATTCGCTTCCACTCATTCTATTTAATGGCGACTCCACTGTATTTGAACTTAATTATTATTACAACGGCCGTTCAGAGAAAACCAGCTTATTGAATTTCACCGCCATGGACAGTGCGAAGCTTCTGACTGCTTCAGAAACTCCCCGTTCACTTACATTGCGCTACACTTATGGTGCAGGTGAATACCTCGATTTTATTTATACACTCGCTCCAAACAGCTACCAGCTGGACATGGAAATAAAAATGACAGGTCTGCAAAACCTTTCGCCAGTAAACGGTAGCGAAATCGATTTACGCTGGGAGATTTATTCGCCCAAACAAGAAAGAAGCTTTAAGAATGAAGTGCTTTATTCCACTGTATACTACAAACCTTTGAGCGATGATGTGGATTTTATGCCTATGCGTCAGAAGAAAGGTGTGCAGGAGGAATCGATCCTTACTCAGGTCGATTGGATAGCATACAAAGATCAGTTCTTTAGTTCGGTACTGATGCCCGGAAAAGCTTTTTCGAGTGCCACCATGCAATCAATACCCATGGATGAAAACAGTGGGTATATCAAACAATTTAAATCCGTGGCTGGAATTAGCATTGCCAATGCCAACAACGAAAGCATTCCTTTTTCGTTTTATTTTGGCCCCAACAAGTATAAATACCTAAAAAAGAATTATGCCGACAAGCGACTACATGACCTTGTTTCGGTTGGCCGCGGTATCATCAAATGGATTAACCAGGGAGTAATCATCAACATATTTAACTTTCTGGAAAAGAGCATTGGAAATTATGGCATTATCATTTTATTGTTAACCATTATCATTAAATTGTTGTTGTTGCCTCTTACTTTCCGTTCTTACATTTCGACAGCGAAGATGCGGGTTGTAAAACCCATGGTCGATGAGGCTACCAGTAAAATTCCGAAAGAAAAGGCTATGGAAAGGCAGCAAGCTACCATGGCAATCTACCGTAAAGTAGGCGTGAGCCCATTTGGAGGCTGTCTGCCTATGGTTCTTCAAATGCCTATTCTGTTTGCCATGTTCCGCTTTTTCCCAGGTTCGATTGAACTACGCCAGGAGGCCTTTTTATGGGCCACTGACCTATCGACTTACGATGATTTAATCCGGTGGGGAACCTCTATTCCCCTTTTGGGAAATCACCTGAGCATTTTTACTGTGCTCATGACCATTACCACCATTATGACCATGAAAACGAGTGGTGCGCAAATGCAGGAATCGTCTATGCCCGGCATGAAAACCATGATGTACATTATGCCCGTAACATTTCTGTTCTTCCTAAACGATTTTTCGTCGGGTTTAACTTATTACTATTTTCTGGCCAATGTCATTACTTTCGGGCAGAATTTCCTTTTCAAAGCCTTTGTGAACGAAGAAGAAGTGCTTAAGAAATTGCAAGCCAAGAAGGCCAATCCACGAAAGAAATCGAGGTGGCAGTTAAAACTCGAAGAGATGCAAAAAATGCAGCAACAGCAGGCAAAAAAACGTAAATAG
- the lysA gene encoding diaminopimelate decarboxylase: protein MELVNNQYQIDGISVDELIRKYDSPLYVYNTAKMKAQYKKLAQAFKGIDMRINFACKALTNISVLKFFKNQGSGLDAVSIQEVMLGLKAGFNPKDIIFTPNCVSLEELEQGVKLGVHINIDNLSILEQFGDKYGDKVPVGIRINPHIMGGGNAKISTGHIDSKFGISIYQMPHLLRVIQTNNMVIDGIHMHTGSDILDVEVFLRAANILLDTAKNFKDLRYIDFGSGFKVPYKHDDISTNISDFGKQLSSRIHDFYTEYGRKVTIMFEPGKYLVSEAGNFFVRVNVLKQTLATVFAGVDSGLNHLIRPMFYDSYHHIVNVSNPGAKQRIYTVVGYICETDTFGWNRKINEIREGDILAFANAGAYCFAMASNYNSRYRPAEVMIHEGKDYLIRKRETIEDLLHNQVEINF from the coding sequence ATGGAACTCGTAAACAACCAGTATCAAATCGATGGCATTTCGGTAGACGAATTGATTCGCAAATACGATTCGCCACTTTATGTGTACAACACAGCCAAAATGAAAGCCCAATATAAAAAACTGGCCCAGGCTTTCAAGGGTATCGATATGCGCATTAATTTCGCGTGCAAAGCCCTTACCAACATTTCAGTGCTGAAGTTCTTTAAGAACCAGGGTTCAGGACTCGATGCTGTTTCAATTCAGGAAGTAATGCTGGGATTAAAAGCGGGGTTCAATCCAAAGGACATCATTTTTACCCCAAATTGTGTTTCGCTCGAAGAGCTTGAACAAGGCGTTAAATTAGGGGTGCACATTAACATCGACAACCTGAGTATCTTGGAACAATTCGGCGATAAATACGGCGACAAAGTACCGGTAGGAATTCGAATTAACCCACACATCATGGGTGGTGGCAACGCCAAAATATCGACCGGACATATTGATTCGAAATTTGGGATCTCGATTTACCAAATGCCCCACCTGCTGAGGGTAATTCAGACCAACAACATGGTTATCGATGGAATTCACATGCACACCGGAAGCGACATTCTGGATGTCGAAGTATTCCTTCGCGCAGCGAACATTTTGCTCGATACTGCCAAAAATTTTAAAGACCTGCGCTACATTGATTTTGGTAGTGGTTTTAAAGTACCCTATAAGCACGACGACATATCGACCAATATCAGCGATTTTGGAAAACAATTGAGCAGTCGCATTCACGATTTTTATACCGAATACGGAAGGAAGGTTACCATTATGTTTGAGCCGGGGAAATACCTGGTGAGCGAAGCCGGAAATTTCTTTGTACGTGTGAATGTACTCAAACAAACCCTGGCCACAGTATTTGCTGGTGTAGACAGCGGGTTGAATCACCTGATCAGGCCTATGTTTTATGATTCGTACCACCACATTGTCAATGTTTCCAACCCAGGGGCCAAACAACGGATTTATACTGTAGTGGGCTATATCTGCGAAACCGATACTTTTGGATGGAACCGAAAAATAAACGAAATACGTGAAGGGGATATACTCGCTTTTGCCAATGCAGGAGCCTATTGCTTTGCCATGGCTTCGAATTACAACTCGCGCTACAGACCGGCCGAAGTGATGATACACGAAGGAAAAGATTACCTAATTCGCAAGCGCGAAACCATAGAGGATCTTTTACATAACCAGGTGGAAATCAATTTTTAA
- a CDS encoding D-2-hydroxyacid dehydrogenase: MNTPLNIVFLDASTLGYVKSIEKIAKLGLYTSYELTAPHERIERIKGHQIAITNKVIIDKEVMDACPELKLVCISATGMNNVDLEYARLKGIEVRNVAGYSTESVAQMTFSMLFYLLTKPAYFDTYVKSGSYSKSPIFTHHGRSFWELKGKQFGIIGMGNIGKRVAEIASAFGARVVYFSTSGKNTNSPYPQLAFEDILKSSDIISIHCPLNENTLNLFGYAQFQKMKPNAILLNAGRGKIVHEADLARALNENLIAGAGLDVLEFEPIKANNPLLHLNNPEKIFIAPHIAWISEESRNELVDGIVINIQNWLTKN; encoded by the coding sequence ATGAATACACCGCTCAATATTGTTTTTCTCGATGCCTCCACACTAGGGTATGTTAAATCGATTGAAAAAATAGCCAAATTAGGGCTTTATACTTCATACGAACTCACGGCACCACACGAAAGAATTGAGCGCATAAAAGGCCATCAAATTGCGATTACAAACAAGGTAATCATCGACAAAGAAGTAATGGATGCCTGTCCGGAACTAAAACTTGTTTGCATTTCGGCCACCGGTATGAATAATGTAGATTTGGAATATGCACGGTTAAAGGGAATTGAAGTAAGAAATGTAGCTGGCTATTCGACAGAAAGTGTAGCTCAAATGACCTTTTCCATGTTGTTTTACCTGCTCACAAAACCAGCCTATTTCGATACTTATGTAAAATCGGGCAGTTATTCAAAAAGCCCTATTTTTACCCACCATGGCCGCTCTTTCTGGGAGCTGAAAGGAAAACAATTTGGAATTATTGGTATGGGTAACATTGGGAAACGAGTGGCAGAAATAGCCTCTGCCTTTGGTGCCAGGGTAGTCTACTTCAGCACCAGTGGAAAAAATACCAATAGCCCCTACCCTCAGCTTGCATTCGAAGATATATTGAAAAGCTCTGATATCATTTCTATTCATTGCCCCTTGAACGAAAATACCCTTAACTTATTTGGGTATGCCCAGTTTCAGAAAATGAAGCCGAACGCAATACTATTAAATGCCGGCCGTGGTAAAATCGTACACGAAGCCGATCTGGCCAGGGCACTTAACGAAAACCTGATTGCCGGTGCTGGTCTCGATGTGCTGGAGTTCGAACCTATCAAAGCCAATAATCCCCTATTACACCTGAATAATCCGGAAAAGATTTTTATTGCTCCTCACATTGCCTGGATAAGCGAAGAATCGAGAAATGAACTGGTCGATGGAATTGTAATCAACATCCAAAATTGGCTGACAAAAAATTAG